One Gemmatimonadota bacterium genomic window carries:
- a CDS encoding alginate export family protein, giving the protein MKRTNLCLSIIPLAAAAVLVTPAAGQDTPLELSGELRVRSQGERGIVGTRAEGATLLRTRLRLHAPVTPYASVVIQFQDSRVFGEESNTLTDGSANQMDLHQAYLRLTASVLGLSGTVTAGRQEVVLGSERLVGAVGWSNTGRSFDTLRLFLEPEED; this is encoded by the coding sequence ATGAAGCGCACTAATCTGTGTCTGTCCATCATCCCCCTAGCTGCCGCAGCGGTCCTCGTGACGCCAGCCGCCGGTCAGGACACGCCGCTCGAGCTCTCCGGAGAGCTTCGGGTGCGAAGCCAGGGGGAGCGTGGAATCGTCGGCACGCGCGCCGAGGGAGCTACGCTGCTGCGCACCCGCTTGCGGCTCCACGCTCCTGTCACACCGTACGCGAGCGTTGTCATCCAATTCCAGGACTCGCGGGTCTTCGGAGAGGAGTCCAATACGCTGACCGACGGGTCGGCGAACCAGATGGACCTCCATCAAGCGTACCTACGGTTGACGGCCTCCGTGCTCGGCCTTTCGGGGACGGTGACAGCCGGCCGTCAGGAAGTAGTCCTCGGGAGCGAGCGACTCGTCGGCGCGGTGGGCTGGTCGAACACCGGCCGCTCGTTCGATACCTTGAGGCTATTCCTCGAGCCTGAAGAGGATTGA
- a CDS encoding IS1634 family transposase, with translation MFIDIVPNRNSPPAVLLREGWREGKRVRKRTLANLSSLPMDQIELLRRVLRGEALVPYDEAFQILRARPHGHVAAVLGTMRKLGIAELLANRSCRERDLALAMIAARVLEPCSKLATARSLGSDTLSSSLGEVLGVEEADADELYRALDWLGRGQRRIERKLAKRHLDEGQLVLWDVTAISFESRTCALAAYGRSKRGTSERQLLFGLLMTGEGVPVSVEVFAGNTGDPATVSSVVERIRDTFGLKRVVVVGDRGMLTEMRIEEDLRPHALDWITSLRAPTIRKLWRDGPLQLSLFDDQDLAEITSPDFPGERLVACKNPLLAEDRARTRQELLAHTESKLQIVADATLRETRPLRGKDQIGVRVGRVLALSKVAKHFRYEITEDAFTFERDDVSIGEEAALDGIYVLRTSLSAERMGSEDVVRAYKSLSRVERAFRVCKDFALEVEPIRHRREDRVRAHVFLCMLAYYVRLHMEQALAPILFTDHDPEGAQASKPSIVAPAVRSPAALRKARRKRTDDGLPVHSFRSLMQDLATLTKNTVRLGDTAVVFTQYAQPTVLQERAFHLLDVSYRA, from the coding sequence ATGTTCATCGACATCGTGCCCAACCGCAACTCGCCACCCGCCGTACTGTTGCGTGAGGGCTGGCGTGAGGGCAAGCGAGTTCGCAAGCGTACGCTGGCCAACCTGTCCTCGTTGCCGATGGATCAGATCGAGCTACTGAGGCGGGTGCTACGTGGCGAAGCCCTGGTCCCCTATGACGAAGCCTTCCAGATCCTGCGTGCCCGACCCCACGGCCATGTGGCGGCAGTGCTGGGAACGATGCGCAAGCTGGGCATCGCCGAGCTCCTGGCGAACCGCTCGTGTCGGGAGCGCGATCTTGCGCTGGCCATGATCGCGGCCCGGGTACTCGAGCCGTGCTCGAAGCTGGCGACGGCACGGAGCCTGGGCTCCGACACGCTGTCGAGTTCCCTGGGTGAGGTACTGGGCGTCGAGGAAGCCGATGCCGACGAGCTGTACAGGGCTCTGGACTGGCTGGGCCGAGGACAGCGTCGCATCGAAAGGAAGCTGGCGAAGCGTCATCTCGACGAGGGTCAGCTCGTCTTGTGGGACGTGACGGCGATTTCGTTCGAGAGTCGGACATGTGCGCTGGCGGCGTACGGTCGATCGAAGCGTGGCACGAGTGAGCGCCAGCTGCTCTTCGGGCTACTCATGACAGGTGAGGGTGTGCCGGTGTCGGTCGAGGTGTTTGCAGGCAACACGGGTGATCCGGCCACGGTATCCTCGGTGGTCGAGCGTATACGAGACACGTTCGGCCTGAAGCGTGTGGTGGTGGTGGGGGATCGGGGCATGTTGACGGAGATGCGCATCGAGGAGGATCTACGGCCCCATGCGCTGGACTGGATCACGTCGCTGCGTGCGCCGACGATCAGGAAGTTGTGGCGCGACGGACCACTGCAACTCTCGCTCTTCGACGATCAGGATCTGGCCGAGATCACGTCGCCCGACTTTCCCGGTGAGCGACTGGTGGCGTGCAAGAACCCGCTGCTGGCTGAGGACCGAGCGAGAACACGCCAGGAGCTCCTGGCCCATACGGAGTCGAAGCTCCAGATCGTGGCGGATGCGACGCTGCGCGAGACGCGACCGCTACGGGGTAAGGACCAGATCGGGGTGCGGGTGGGACGTGTGCTCGCCCTGTCGAAGGTTGCCAAGCACTTCCGCTACGAGATCACCGAGGACGCCTTCACGTTCGAGCGTGACGACGTCTCGATCGGCGAAGAGGCGGCACTCGACGGGATCTACGTGCTGCGCACCAGCCTCAGCGCCGAGCGCATGGGAAGCGAGGACGTGGTGCGGGCCTACAAGAGCCTCTCACGCGTCGAGCGTGCGTTTCGTGTCTGTAAGGACTTCGCACTCGAGGTCGAGCCGATCCGTCACCGCCGCGAGGACCGCGTGCGGGCTCACGTCTTTCTTTGCATGCTCGCCTACTATGTGCGCCTGCATATGGAACAAGCGCTCGCCCCGATCCTCTTCACCGACCACGACCCTGAGGGCGCGCAGGCGTCGAAGCCCTCCATCGTAGCTCCGGCTGTCCGCTCACCGGCCGCCTTGCGTAAGGCACGACGCAAGCGCACCGACGATGGCTTGCCTGTCCACAGCTTCCGATCGCTCATGCAGGATCTCGCCACGCTCACCAAGAATACCGTGCGCTTGGGCGACACCGCCGTCGTCTTCACACAGTACGCCCAGCCCACCGTGCTACAGGAGCGAGCCTTCCACCTTCTCGACGTCTCCTACCGCGCGTAG